From a region of the Vibrio agarivorans genome:
- a CDS encoding transglycosylase SLT domain-containing protein — protein sequence MDTQGLPLDHDISNYDIAYYQTLAETQTSKEPLANCILRAAKLYSVHPDYIFTLAMAEGGTMGKYRKNNDGTHDMGIMQINYERWAQDMPRIGYQVDWRKVLRNTCSNVEAGTIIFKHRARNVTDALTALANYHWYVNVDMNKPHHVYKARVKRIYTDLLRDKQSFIETGKLNSGLRCKYAACD from the coding sequence ATGGACACGCAAGGACTACCACTCGACCACGATATATCTAATTACGACATTGCTTACTACCAGACCCTAGCCGAAACTCAGACATCTAAAGAGCCGCTAGCCAATTGTATTTTACGGGCGGCTAAATTGTACAGCGTCCACCCCGACTACATTTTCACTTTGGCGATGGCAGAAGGGGGTACGATGGGCAAGTACCGTAAGAACAATGATGGCACTCATGATATGGGTATCATGCAAATCAATTATGAGCGTTGGGCGCAGGATATGCCGCGCATTGGCTATCAGGTGGATTGGCGCAAAGTACTAAGGAACACTTGTAGTAACGTTGAAGCTGGAACGATTATTTTTAAACACCGAGCTAGGAATGTTACTGACGCGCTAACTGCACTGGCGAATTATCACTGGTATGTCAATGTCGATATGAATAAGCCACATCATGTGTATAAGGCGCGTGTAAAGCGTATTTACACCGACCTTTTGCGTGATAAACAATCCTTCATTGAGACGGGCAAATTGAATAGCGGTCTAAGGTGTAAGTATGCTGCTTGTGACTGA